The Odontesthes bonariensis isolate fOdoBon6 chromosome 19, fOdoBon6.hap1, whole genome shotgun sequence genome includes the window ATGAGGCGGAGTCTGTGGATTCTTtcaaggccacatttacacatagccgggtatttagagaaacgaatatttccccccctccgttttcaataataacatcgtgcacacaacatcgttttcaaaaaacttgtcatctacatcaacccgcataaatacgccgtcaagcgccataataactgtGCCAAACCTgttggcggcagtgtagggaaagaaATAAAGCCATGCAAACCAATCAGAATCCTCAGAATCGACACCAACAAATAACACGAGCGACTTTTGCTGGATTAATGACAAACACGCAGTTTGATTTTGTGTCTGTCAAGTGTCAGATCTCTTCAGAAGTAAAATGTCTGCAAAATGAAgacgtgtgtctgtgtttactcAGTATGGGTCCAACCAGATCAACCGATCATAGAATCCCTtcataatcctgatcagtagccaaacaaactgtaaacataaggcgctcgcatgaccttaagcattttctggcgcataatgtgacgtttaagaacctaaaacgccgtttctcccagttgacacggcaacacataaccggcgttatcagaaatctgcactttggccggaggttttagaaataaccgttttctgtgataaaaacggggttttggtgtaaatgagaggccaaaccgcaggaaaacaTCTGCGTCTTCCtgtcgtgtaaacggggccgaAGAAGCAGCTGAAGACATTCTTCTTTAGACAGGCTTTCAGCTGATTGGCCCGATGTCACTTTTTTGTATCCATAtatgaacttgttttctctttgtaattttgttttactgtgtaaagcactttgtgattttttatCTATGAAAGGTGCTGTATACAtaaaagttcttcttcttctggacAGGCTGTAACTTCAGTAAATTCAGACAGATTGTCTGTATTATGGCTCTGATTGTTACTTTAATGGGCAGCTCCCTCAGCCACAAAGCGCATCGGTTCACTTTACAATCAAGCTCTCAAAATGATGGACAGAAAACCAATCCGTTATCACCGTTGTCAAATCCTCTACAAACATGATTTGTTGAGCTTTGACAGTTTTAGCAATTTGTGTTTTctcaaatgattttttaaatgctttcaaAATTTGGCTCCAGAACCATTCAAAGAATTTATAAAGAGACgtaccagcagcagctccaaccACAACTGTACAATCCCTAAGTGCAGAACATCGTTTGGACAGTCGGTCTTTTCTTACAAAAGCTGTaaactctggaactcactgCCCACAGACATTAAGTCCATCAGTGAGTTTAAATTGTTCACCTTTAAACTTAGATTTTGGCTTAAAACCAACCAAAACTGTACTCACTTGTAAAAATGTGagagtgaatgaatgagatgAAAGTTTGCACTGTTGTGTTTATAGATTAATGTTCTTATGTAAATTAATGTCTATTTTAGGTTTATTTTAATGTCTATTCTAATTTTGTGTCAGCATAGAAAAGCCTAACCAGGGACGGTAGTTGTAAATTAGCACTTGTTGCTATATTCTATATGTATCACATCAGCTACAAGCTTTGATTTGTAGCTATGTCCGATTGTATTGTCCCTGtcaaataaactaataaatgaaatgaaaataatgcGGCGTGTGTTGTTGTGTTCTCAGGTGTGTgactctccaccacagcacaAAGGGACGCCTGTGATGACGCTCACAGACTCAGATCTGTGTTCCACACAATCTGGTCCACCTGGAGACTTCGACCAGCCGATAACCACAGCTGCTGTCCCAGCTGCTGAAACagctgctgcacctgctgctaccTCTGCTACacctgctgcacctgctgcacctgctgctaccTCTGCTACACCTGCTGCACCTGCTCTTGCTTTTACTTCACCACCTGCTCCTTCAGTCACCGAAGTGCGCTTAGAGTACAGAGAAGTGGTGACGTGGTCCTGGTACCAAACCTTCACCAGTTTCGTTGAATGGTCCCACACATCCGGGTCTGAGGTGAAAACACGCGTGGCCACAGAATTCGTCCTCCCTACCGTCAGACCCTCCACTTACGGCCCAATAAAACATACTCAGACTGACAAATTGGTTTCTTTAACTGACGCCTCGCCAACTCCAAAGCTCCAGAGAGTCTCAACGACAATACCTGAGGCCGCCACAACACCTGAGGCCGCCACAACACCTGAGGCCGCCACAACAGCTGAGGCCGCCACAACACCTGAGGCCGCCACAACACCCGAGGCCGCCACAACACCCGAGGCCGCCACAACACCCGAGGCCGCCACAACACCTGAGGCCGCCACAACACCTGAGGCCGCAGCGACCTCTTCTCGGGTGGTTATCGAGCACTTTGGCGTCCGGCGAGGTCTCTACGTGGGGGCTGCAGGGGAGTTCTGTGTCTGGCTGCtggcagggtgtctgctgctgtgCGTGGCGTCGGCGCTGTGCGTCCTGATGACCTCGGTGAAGCTGGTCATCTGGTACAGGAGGGTGTACAAGCCACTGAGTATGGCGGCGGCAGCACAGAGGGGCGCAGGCGGGGAAGGAGTGATGCTGCTGATGCACAACAAGATGGAAGaaaagggaggaggaggaggaggaggaggaggagtgatgGCGCTGTATCGCTCTGTTCTGTTCGTCCACAGAGAGGCAGGAGAGGCGATGGAGGGTGAGCAGGGAGGTGAGAGaagagaggagggaggaaaCAAAAGGGAGATTGTTACTCTGAACCCGGCGGAAGGAGGAGGGACaaaagaggaagaaggagacggagaagagagggagaaggGAGGGGTGTACAGGAAGACTTTGTATCGTGTGCTCAGCAAAGAGGAAGAGATAGAGGGGTGGAGGGACGTGATGGAGGAGTGCTGGGTGGATGGAGGCAGAAAGAGAGTCAGGGGCGATAGAGAGCAGAGAAGACGTGGAGAAGGAGCGTCCAAAAGGCGTTACAGCGTGATTCTGcgggaggagagggaggaggcggagggaggcagggaggagCTGGACTGGGTGGTGGGAGGCTGGGAGGTGAAGAGAGATGACCAGGAGGAGGAGCCAAGGGGCAGCTGGGGGGAGTGGCTAGCTCACTATTTACCCAGCATGCCTTGGGGAGTGACCACACCTCCTGAGGACGAGGCAGCTCAGTGATGATGATGTTTAAAGCTGATGAGGGCGTCCCTCAGGGATTACTGTCAGACCCACTGCATTTACTCCCCAGCTCAGAACTGCAAAGTGTGcttttatgctgatgatacctcCTTTTTATTTGCAACACGGGCCTCTTTATAAACCAGACACCAGCCTGCACACACCTCAGTGGATGCCTTTAAACTGGGGCTGAATGATATATTGCATTTGCGATAATATCGCGATATGACCAAGTGCAATTTTCTAATCGCAAAGGCTGCGATTATACTCTGTTCACGTGACATGCGCGAGTAAAACATGTGATATGATCAAACGAGATTATCTAACCACAGAGGCTGCACTCAGGTTAAGTGACACGGGGAGCAAAGTTATGAAACAGTCTACCGGAGAGAACTCGCAAGCAAAGCTGTAACCTACACAATGGCCTCAGGCTCAACAGAACCAGACCCTGCGGGGATGCTAGTTTCAAAGAGGAACTGCACATCAGTCGTGTGGGactattttggttttaaagtgatagttcggagtagattcaccctggggtcatttgaaccgtgatatccagccaagtagcccacccgaagttttttcgatattggctgaacatcagctgagttactgagttatcccaaatagcttagtacaagcgctaacggaccctggcagtatctccaaaattaccacactaaaatcacatgccatgacatcaaacttctacagtagtacaaatatggtctgtactcacaaaacgatgcatttggaagtttgaaaatagtccagggctgtgttcgaaaccgcctactacatactacatacttgaaaacggcatactcatcgctcagacagtatgcagagcgtttacacacagtgcacttcactcctgcccgagccgataAAGTCtataaagctataaactctgtaaatatataactttagcaacatttgaaacattttcaggagagaaagtggtcatttagacccccaaagtgttgaaaatctgacaaaataccggttatttacaattttgttcccacgaattcgccactagtaaagctagccgcagtgagcaacgcacttcaggttatgccgttttgactgctatcgtcccgttaacggaatttgaccgttcaaatggcgatgggcgacgtcacgttacgttgcatcttgggtagtttgagtgtgacaagtaacctcatgatgaatactcaacatttcggcgaatctagtatgcatctagtgtacatccgggaacttaaaaaagtatgactagtaggaaaagtaggcggtttcgaacacagcccaggagtttattattatcaacacaagcctgatagcttctctgctgctaaagctgcgtcgacgtcacttccttgatctgggagcttcaaagtaagatgagggttgatctactactgtagacaacaaagcaaggctggtcaatttctccattgataaaataaattcacaactctacaacataaaaaaccatgtagaatatagcatatgctttgttgtctacagtaatagatcaaccctcatcttactttgaagctcccagctctctgaagtgacgttgacgcagctttagcagcagagaagctatcaggcttgtgttgataataataaactcctggactatgtacaaacttccaaatgcatcgctttgtgagtacagaccatatttgtactactgtagaagtttggttcaTGGCATGTGTTTCCTTGTTCCTTGTCAACACTTTATGCTCAGATGTTTGTAAGCTCAAAATATACTATTGTGTATGTTCAAATAtactgttttgttaaataaaaatgtcgGTCATCAATTC containing:
- the gp1ba gene encoding uncharacterized protein gp1ba, whose translation is MQLLVLLVLLILLLAHAAAAAGCLSDRDKDHRPRENCTAAGFSDLPAGLDQKTQVLLFPRNLFPTLSWTSFQVFAEIYEIDLTGNQVPEVTPSGTPVLPSLCVLRLGSNRLTSLPAGSFSASPALTELYLSNNAISGLSDESFSGLSKLEILDLTSNHIAVLPGHMLHPLPAIATLYLESNKIKLMPDDWFSQKEEVPYLYLSDNPWACSCSLDYFRRYIDEYDYNIYVRDGVDIKLTPESVVCDSPPQHKGTPVMTLTDSDLCSTQSGPPGDFDQPITTAAVPAAETAAAPAATSATPAAPAAPAATSATPAAPALAFTSPPAPSVTEVRLEYREVVTWSWYQTFTSFVEWSHTSGSEVKTRVATEFVLPTVRPSTYGPIKHTQTDKLVSLTDASPTPKLQRVSTTIPEAATTPEAATTPEAATTAEAATTPEAATTPEAATTPEAATTPEAATTPEAATTPEAAATSSRVVIEHFGVRRGLYVGAAGEFCVWLLAGCLLLCVASALCVLMTSVKLVIWYRRVYKPLSMAAAAQRGAGGEGVMLLMHNKMEEKGGGGGGGGGVMALYRSVLFVHREAGEAMEGEQGGERREEGGNKREIVTLNPAEGGGTKEEEGDGEEREKGGVYRKTLYRVLSKEEEIEGWRDVMEECWVDGGRKRVRGDREQRRRGEGASKRRYSVILREEREEAEGGREELDWVVGGWEVKRDDQEEEPRGSWGEWLAHYLPSMPWGVTTPPEDEAAQ